The nucleotide window ATGATaattttacaatgtaatgacTACGATGGCTTTTACAATTTGAGGATTTTAGCAGATTTTATTGTTGACACACGTGGAAGGTTTATATTGGTGACTTGTAACTGCGTCAATTATACTTGAATTCTCATATGTATAATTAGAAATTACATAgattctttttatttcaaattgatgTAAGCATGCCGCCGGTACGACAAAAACGAGGTAGCGGAAAACCAACAAAGGGGGGTGCCCAATCCCAGGTACAAACGGAGCCGCCGGTCCCGAAGGGTGGAAGAACCAGCGACGAAATACCGTCTAGTAATGCCGTCCAGCCGTTTCAGACAGGTACAAATACACTTCTGTCACAGGATTGGGATTTTACCACCATGCCAGTAAATTCAGTGCAATTTTCATTGGGACATAACGTTAATGAAATGATCAGGCAGAAAATTGTAGAGGGAAAATATGTAGACCTGGCTCTCttgttaaaaaattcaaatattgaagaCTCGGCTAGTGAGATAATTTTTCTGATTGGAAATGATGGTCAGATGCAGAGTAAGCTAAAGAATACTCTTAAAATTACATCTATTGAAAAATGGACGGACGCTTTTCTCATTTATTTGAGTGTGTTCACGTCTGTCCATACAAGTAAATACCAGGACATGCTCAAGTACATGCATGATATACGTACGGGAGCTGGCAGGTCCTCTGGGTGGAAAATATATGATGAGCAGTTTCGGCTAAAATTATCAATGGATCCCAGCAAATCGTGGTCAGCCATAAACACAGAATTGTGGGTTATGTATATGGTTGGGGGTCATAACATGGCACCTGCAGGAGTACAGGGGGTAAAtaaatgttacatgtttaaCTTTCAGGGGTTTTGTGGTAGGAAACATTGCACGTATGCTCACCTTTGTATTAAATGTAGCCAAGAGCATGCAATGACAAATTGCCCCCTTGCTGTCAATGTTAACAAACAAGCTCCTTCTTTCAGTCCCAAACAACCTTTACGACAGGGACCCCAACAAGGGAGTCGACCAGCACACCACATCCCGCAAAAGTACCCTCGATTTGCCGCACCCAGGCCTCTGGGAGCTCGGTTCAACTCCTATTAGGGTCTCTAATTTAGCACAGTATCTGCACCAATATCCAATCAGGCATGTGGCAAAGGAAATATTACATGGGTTTACTTATGGCTTTAAGTTGAATTATACAGGTCCTCGAATTTTCACGTTTTCCGACAATTTGAGGTCAGCTAGTCAATTTAAAAATCAGTTACAGGAATAAATCCTTAAAGAAGTTAAAGAGCGAAGGATAATGGGCCCCTTTTTACAATCTCCTATGCCTAATATGCATATTTCACCTATAGGGCTTGTTCCAAAGTCAAGTGGTGGTTGGAGGATGATTACACATCTGTCATACCCTCCATCCCTTggcatcaattcatttattgaCCCGGAATTGTGTACTGTGAGATACACAGCTTTTGATACACTTGTTGACATGATCACTCGGATAGGTCCTGGTGCAGAGTTGGGTAAGGTGGATATTAAAAGTGCATTTAGGTTACTTCCAGTATACCCAGGTGATTTTGAGCTGTTAGGATTTAGATTTAGGGATCATTACTATATTGACAAGTGCTTGCCCATGGGATGTTCAATTTCCTGTgcaatttttgaaaagttttcaacattTCTTCAGTGGGCAGTTATAAACAAATCGGGTTTAAGGACAGTCGAGCACTATTTGGATGATTTTATCTTTGTGGGTAGGAGTGGATCGGGGTACTATTTGCAGTTAATGACAATTTTCCAACAGTTGCGCAGTGAATTAGGAGTTCCATTAGCAGGGGAAAAGACACAGGGTCCAGTTACTTGCTTAGTGTTTCTGGGACTTGAAATAGATACAGTGCTTAGGAATGTTAAGATCCCCAGGGAAAAAATACAGGAGCTGAAAGGGCTGCTTAGTATTCTGATCAATAAAACTAAGGTTAAGTTAAAGGAACTGGAATCATTGGTgggaaaattgaatttcttttccaAGGCTATCAGAGATAGTAGGGCATTTAACAGGAGCTTTTATGATTCAATGATGGGGTTATCTCGCCCAAATAGTCATATTAGACTCACTAGAGCATTGAAAGAAGACATGTTATTATGGCTCCATTTTTTAGACAATTTTAATGGTGTAGCTTATTTTCCTCATTCAGAATGGGTTAATTCTAGAGCGATCCAGCTATACACGGACAGTGCTGGGACTGTCGGATTTGGTTGTGGGTGTTATTTTAAAGGAAGCTGGACTTACTATGAGTGACTTTTAGAATGGAAAAATTTGGATGTCTTGAGGGACATAACATTTCTTGAGTTGGCCCCCATACTGTTGGCAGTGATGATTTGGGGGGAGGATCTAAGTTGTCATAAGGTTCAATTTCACACAGATAACAGTGCATTGGTTAGCATTTTGAACACTCAGTCGTCCAGGTCTCCACGGATTATGTATGTGATTAGGAAGCTAGTATTGTTGTTTATGCAATTTAACATCACATTTAAGGCCAAACACATTGCTGGTATTGATAATGGTATAGCTGATGCCATTTCTCGTAAACAGTGGGGAAGATTACGCCAACTTGCTCAAACAGCAAACCAGATCCCAGATCCAATACCAGCAGCATTTCACGATCTGTTGTCCAGCGTGAAGTTTCTCGGCTACTGACGGCAGCAAATTCCTCCAATACATCAGCAACATACAAAACGGGACTTTTAGCTTTCGATAGGTTTAGGAGCGTGACTAGCGCAGAAATGATATGGCCACCCCCAGTAGAACAAATAACCAATTTCATTGCATACTTATCACTTAAGGGCTACGCAGAATCTACTGCTAGAGCTTATGTAGTGGCAATTGGGTATGAGTGCAAAATTCAGGGATTGAAAGACTCTACAAATAGGTTTGTTATTGCTAAGGTGTTGGATGGTTTCAGGCGTCTGAAGTCCAGGGCGTATACTAGGTTGTCGATAACGGAAAACATTCTGACAAACTTGATGGGAGCGTTAAACACTGTGTGTTCGAGTCTTTATGAAGCCAAATTATATAAAGCAGCATACACATTTGCCTTTTTTGCCTTCTTGCGAGTTGGAGAATTCGCCTTATCCAAGGGCAACAATCTTCAGTCAATTTTGGGGGTTGATGATGTTAGCATACAGAATCACCAATTAGTAGTGTGTCTTAGGTGTTCTAAAACTGATCAACTGGGAAAGGGGTCACAATTATGTTAAATAGGCAGGGCTCAAATATTTGTCCTGTTCAAGCTATGGCCAATTTTTTGCTAATAAGACCTCATTTTACAGGACCTTTGTTTTGCCAGTTTGGAGGGAAGCCACTTACCCGTTATCAATTTTCGGCAGTTTTAGATAGAATTATTATGGCTATTGGCTTGGATAAGAAATATTACAATTCTCATTCCTTTAGGATAGGGGCTGCAACAGTTGCAGCAGACAAGAGATTTTCAGATGAAGAGATTAAAATGGCTGGCAGATGGAAGTCCACTGCTTTTCAAGCTTATATTAGATCACCACTTACTCCAACATCTCCTATATCTTAAGTTTTCCCAATTTTTGGTATGCATTACAGGCTGTGTAAAAACAGACAGAATAACAGTTTGGATAGTCGGTTCATCAATCATAAAAAAGGCATCAATAGCGGCAAGAAATAGACCGGGGGGATGGAGCTTAGGCCTGAACCAAAGAGGAGTAGATATTTGGTGGCAGGGGTATGGTGGTCTAAAATTCATACACCTGGTCAAAAAAGTCAGATACTTGGCCACTTTAGAGGACCCCCCTAAATATTTGCTTATCCATTGTGGGGCCAATGATTTAGGCCAAACTAAACTCCAGAGCTTATTGCATAGAATCAAAGCTGACATCAAATTGCTTTCAGGTATATTCTCTCACACCACACTTATATGGTCCTTCCTTCTCCCACGTATTTCTTGGAGACACTCTCAAAATGTAAGGGCTATAGAACAGGCTAGGAATAGGTTGAATAGGTGGGCAGTCAATCAGGTGTTTGCTTGTGGGGGGAAAATTCTCACCCACCCCCAATTCATAGGGAAACCAGCACAACTATATCACTCAGACGGGACTCATTTATCGGACTtgggaaattatatttttcttagCAATATCCAAGGGGCCCTAGAATATTTCGCAAATGGGGGAGAAAGCAAAGAGTTTCCTTGTAAATAAAGTAAGGTAGGCATTcagactggggggggggggattttagGCAATGGCACAGTGGTCGGTTCTATTGAAGGTTCGTACCCCCACCATGTGGCGGTGGGCTCCCTGATTAATTTTCTGCAATTGCACAAATGTAATCAGGTTGCCCATATGGCCAAATCGTCACCTTCAAGTTGGTTGTGAAAATATACGTTGACTGTTGATGATGGTTGAATGTTGATTTGacagtttaatttcattttatgtaaataattaagagtTGAATACTTGTGTGTTGTATGTGTCGGTAGCATGATTGAGATCAACCCAGCATGTTACTTGCCCTTTCGGACGACGCATAATATGTTGTTGTTGGGGGTGAGCCCTGTTGTTCGGCGACCCCACAGATGTTGTTTCTGACCACTGTGGCCAATATATTCCATACAATAAATCCATACATTTACATCGTGTTTTTATTCTGAAAAAGACAATGGTGGTGAGACCGATACGTCTTTGATAATAACACATATTTCAGCTTGTCTGTAAATATGTGTCTTTATCTAAGCATTATTTACGATAGTATTTGCATCAACGTATGAtttactatatgtatatatataataatagtaAGTCCATCTCTGTTATGTTGCAATCCGGAAACTTTGTTCCGGAATTATAACTCATCACGGGTGCACTCGGCAATTACGCATCCCAGCTTCCTTCTTTTCCATTCAGCAGCCAACCAAGAAGGTCGGTCAAATTTTGGggaagaaaacattttaaatacCCACGCAAGCCAcccccctttttttcaaaaagttttgAGTTCAGTTTTTCTGCTGTTAGCCTTTTATCTTTTCAGGTACAGCATCATTGATAGCATCCATGCATTTCACATAGTCACAGTGGTATCTTAGTGGTCGTCAATGAGCGGTGCGAGGCGAAATCGTCACCTTCAAGTTGGTTGTGAAAATATACGTTGACTTTTAATAATGGTTGAATGTTGATTTGacagtttaatttcattttagttAAATAATTAAGAGTTGAATACTTGTGTGTTGTATGTGTCGGTAGCATGATTGAGATCAACACAGCATGTTACTTGCCCTTTCGGACGACGCATAATATGTTGTTGTTGGGGGTGAGCCCTGTTGTTCGGCGACCCCACATATGTTGTTTCTGACCACTGTGGccaatatatttcatacaataaACCCATACATTTACATCGTGTTTTTATTCTGAAAAAGACAATGGTGGTGAGACCGATACGTCTTTGATAATCAAAAATTGCTACACGAAGACAGAGTATCACCGATCATAAGATAAAGTACAGGTAAAAACACAGGCCCCGGGGACTGAAAGTTAACGCTTTCGCTGTGGGTCTAGAAAAAGGTCGGCGTCATTGAAAGTGCTGTTTCTGGGTTTCTATAGCAGTTGTgtggaaatttcaaattcaaagataTCCATACATGTACCCACGTACATCGAGAAATCAAACGATCGGCAATAATAGTAGTATTAACTGATTTGTGTTAGCGTCAAATTGACATCAGTGTTAGAGTGGCTGCATTCATTGTCCAATTCAATGATAAACTTCTGAGCTCGACAGTAAATTAATTTTAGTATAGGAACAACCAGTCATGCagtttaaatgttttcaaactttcagttgtaaattaaatcaaatattgattacgaaaaacattttcttgttttcaaGACAATTTGTCGTAAATTTGAAAGCATTTCGCCCAGAGCATTTCGCGGTTTTGTAGGTAATTTTTCATGGAAATCCGAAAGAGTCATGAAGGAAAATTGGCAATGCTCCGTATATTTGTTTTTCCAAAAATGTGActctatataaacaaaatatttcatataaatgaaTTAGCATTATTTCGTTGGGTAAttgataaaaattcaaaactttttgCTCTAAGATTAAACAAATAGCATGCCATCAAGTAGCAATGTATGCATGCATTGCACGGATATATGTTTCTTTTCTTATATAAAATACGTTTATTTTCTGACACTTAGGACAGCAAAGAGAACCACCCCAATTTTCTGTGCTATAAACCTAAACTTATCTACCGATTCTACACATAAACTACCGTCTTTTTATTATCATCTGTattcttttacattttcgagcagctaatgatattttgaaacctCATCTCGGCTTTTTTGTTCTAAAAATAGTGGGTCACAACAGAAATATATAACACCACACTTTATGTTTGTTGTAGGTGGTGGTTGATtgattagatattgtttaacgtcccttttgataatatttcactcatatggagacgtcgccattgctggtgaaggactgcaaaatttaggtgtATGCTCGACgattatggtcattgagcagggaggggtctttatcgtgccacacctgctatgacacgggcttcggtttttacggtcttaTCCATAAGTGGTGAGGTTAAAACGATGCAATTGAACGGAGTGAAAAATGTAGCGCCTACCAATTAGCGATACATTTAATCCAAGAATAATCAGTATATTTAGAATGACTGTTCTATTTAGTTGGTAGTTGCTCtttcgataggatttctcagcgaagtgcagattttttttttcaaaatgtcgtCGGTTGAATTGCACACTTTTCGGTGATAtgacatattaaaaaaaacccggtTTCTCTgtgagatttgtgtattccaatTGAATAAAAACACGTAAGTTTAATATTTTATCAGAAATACAACCGaaatatcattcaaaaataCAAGATGGGGGAATTTGACTTGGATTCCTGTACACAAGCACCTAtgagtttacctgatcaagatataagactcacggcgggtgtgacgtGACGACatggtatgcttactcctcctaggcgcctgatctAAACTCTGATATGTTACAGTTTGCTCAACTCTTaactttgtattccttttaggaaggtgaagataacgaacagtgatcaatcacataactcctataagcaatacaaaatagatagttcaatggacaaacacagacccctggatataccagaggtgggacaaggtgcctaggaggagtaggcgtcccatgtcgaccggtcacaccggagTTATaaaattcatca belongs to Ostrea edulis chromosome 7, xbOstEdul1.1, whole genome shotgun sequence and includes:
- the LOC125656497 gene encoding uncharacterized protein LOC125656497, producing the protein MKRLKWLADGSPLLFKLILDHHLLQHLLYLKFSQFLVCITGCVKTDRITVWIVGSSIIKKASIAARNRPGGWSLGLNQRGVDIWWQGYGGLKFIHLVKKVRYLATLEDPPKYLLIHCGANDLGQTKLQSLLHRIKADIKLLSGIFSHTTLIWSFLLPRISWRHSQNVRAIEQARNRLNRWAVNQVFACGGKILTHPQFIGKPAQLYHSDGTHLSDLGNYIFLSNIQGALEYFANGGESKEFPCK